The Vicinamibacteria bacterium nucleotide sequence TCCTCGTAGATCGGGAAGGACTCCATGCCGTGGAAGGACGGCTCGCTGAGAACGAACCCGATGTCGATCTCCCGGTCCATGACCTGCTGGGCAATCTCGTCGCGGTGCCGCCGGTAGATGCCCAGCTTGACACCGGGGTAACGCTCGAAGAAACACTGGAGCGGGCCAGGAAGCAGATAGAGTGCTGCCGACTCCGGTGCGGCAATGGACACCGATCCAGAGCCAAGGTTCTTGAGCTCACCAAGAGCGTGGTAGGTGTCCGCCCGAAGCCGGAGCATTCGCTTCGCATAGCTCGCGAGCAGCTTGCCCGCTTCGGTCAAGGCGACCTCGTGGCCGTCGCGAGCGAAGAGAGGCGCGCCCACCTCTTCCTCGAGCTTCTTGATGCTCTGACTTATGGCCGGCTGGGTCCTGAAGACTTTCTCGGCCGCGCGGCGAAACGAGCCGGACTCCACCACCGCCATGAAGTGCTCCAGCTGAAGGAGATCCACGTCCCGAGCTCCCCGAAGATTCTATCGAAGGATCTGTAGAGCGTTCAACGACGGTTGAAGGGCCGTCGCGAACGTGTATGATGTGTGCTCAATGAAGCAGGAGGTGGACGGATGAACTCGAGGAGAATTTCGAAGGCGCTGGCATTGATCTCGCTCGCGGCGCTGCTCGCGAGCCCGGCATGGTCCCAGGAGGAAGAGAGCCTGGTGAGCGCACCACCGCGCGGCGATCAGGGAGAAGGACCTTTCGACCGCCTGATTCTCAGAGGTGCCACGCTCATCGATGGAACCGGCGCGATGCCCCGGGGTCCCGTCGACATCGTGATCGAAGGCAACAAGATCGTGGACATCGAGAACGTCGGTGTTCCCAACGTGCCCATCGACGAGAGCAAGCGACCCAAGGACGCCACGCGCGAGATCGACGCCGAGGGATCGTGGGTTCTTCCCGGATTCGTGAACCTCCACGTCCACGTGGGCGGCGTTCCCAAAGCCCCCGAGGCCGAGTACACCTACAAGCTGTGGATGGCCCACGGCATCACCACGGTGCGCGGCGTCCCCGCCGGCCCGATGAACTGGACCCTCGAGGAGCGGGCACGAAGCGCGAGCAACGAGATCGTAGCGCCGAGGATCTTCGCCTATCACCGTCCCGGACAAGGGGAGGACTGGCAGGGCGGTCGCCTCGACACGCCGGAAAAAGCGCGCGAGTGGGTGCGCTTCGCGGCGGAGAAAGGGATCGACGGTCTCAAGCTCGGCTCTCATCAGCCGGAGATCATGGCCGCGCTCCTCGATGAAGCCAAGAAGCACGGTCTGGGCTCGACGGCACACCTGTCCCAACAGGGCGTCGCCCAGATGAACGCCCTTGACGCCGTGCGGCTGGGCCTCGGTACCGTGACTCACTTCTATGGGATCTTCGAGGCCTTGTACGACGATCGCGACGTCCAGCCGTG carries:
- a CDS encoding LysR family transcriptional regulator, which codes for MDLLQLEHFMAVVESGSFRRAAEKVFRTQPAISQSIKKLEEEVGAPLFARDGHEVALTEAGKLLASYAKRMLRLRADTYHALGELKNLGSGSVSIAAPESAALYLLPGPLQCFFERYPGVKLGIYRRHRDEIAQQVMDREIDIGFVLSEPSFHGMESFPIYEDVMTLIASPEHPLAGRSDIGIKDLGRERFVLHHGCEPTLQELEKTFEENGNRLAIAAELWGFESVKTFVRQGLGLAIVPRLTAAEELRQGALAEIPVLGLQMPRRTFLICRDPRYLTDAARALLETVRGF
- a CDS encoding amidohydrolase family protein, with the protein product MNSRRISKALALISLAALLASPAWSQEEESLVSAPPRGDQGEGPFDRLILRGATLIDGTGAMPRGPVDIVIEGNKIVDIENVGVPNVPIDESKRPKDATREIDAEGSWVLPGFVNLHVHVGGVPKAPEAEYTYKLWMAHGITTVRGVPAGPMNWTLEERARSASNEIVAPRIFAYHRPGQGEDWQGGRLDTPEKAREWVRFAAEKGIDGLKLGSHQPEIMAALLDEAKKHGLGSTAHLSQQGVAQMNALDAVRLGLGTVTHFYGIFEALYDDRDVQPWPVDANYNNEQDRFAQVAMQWNMIHPQGSEEWNALIDEFLEHNTVLDPTMTAYLAGRDVMRERRADWHDKYTLPSLWEYYQPSRTNHGSYWYYWTTWEEVAWKNFFRIWMAFLDDYKDRGGRVTVSTDAAFIYNLWGFGTIEEMELLQEAGFHPLEVFRGATMHGAEALFEPKGQPIEFGVVRPGLLADLVVVDENPIANLKVLYGTGAERLNDQTGKVERVGGVKYTIKDGIVYDAKELLADVARMVERAKAQQRPTDNANN